In the Agarivorans sp. Alg241-V36 genome, one interval contains:
- the mutT gene encoding 8-oxo-dGTP diphosphatase MutT, producing MKVVKVAVGVIVKGDEILLSLRNPQQHQGGKWEFPGGKVEAGEQTVDALARELQEELLINIDKTSCKPLIRVEHDYGDKQVCLDVYTLTRFEGEPQGAEQQDIRWVSRGELVNLQFPDANEPILSQILKPDFLV from the coding sequence GTGAAGGTAGTTAAAGTAGCTGTAGGCGTAATTGTAAAGGGCGATGAGATCTTACTTAGCCTGCGTAACCCACAACAGCATCAAGGCGGTAAATGGGAGTTTCCCGGAGGTAAAGTTGAAGCTGGAGAGCAAACCGTGGACGCTTTGGCGAGAGAGTTACAAGAAGAACTGTTGATTAACATTGATAAAACTAGCTGTAAGCCGCTTATTCGTGTTGAGCACGATTACGGTGACAAGCAGGTATGCTTAGATGTTTATACGCTTACTCGCTTCGAGGGAGAGCCTCAGGGCGCAGAACAACAAGACATTCGTTGGGTTAGCAGAGGTGAATTAGTTAACTTACAATTTCCTGATGCGAATGAGCCTATTTTGTCGCAAATTTTAAAGCCCGACTTTTTAGTTTAG
- the yacG gene encoding DNA gyrase inhibitor YacG, with translation MKTKNQATVKCPTCNAKVIWQPSSEFRPFCSERCKLIDLGEWANEEKYIAGQNLQEDEDKPDSWEF, from the coding sequence ATGAAAACCAAAAACCAAGCCACCGTAAAATGCCCTACCTGTAACGCTAAAGTAATTTGGCAGCCATCCAGTGAATTTAGACCCTTTTGCAGTGAACGTTGCAAACTTATCGATCTTGGCGAGTGGGCCAACGAAGAAAAGTACATTGCAGGACAAAACCTGCAAGAAGACGAAGATAAACCCGATAGTTGGGAGTTTTAA
- the zapD gene encoding cell division protein ZapD produces MTALIFEHPLNEKVRNYLRLEQLFEQLMLSKALQHPLQQQQFFRVLFEVSEVLERCEWRADLLKDLAKQAEKLDHWASMPNVDTSKIEELLLQVKTLIAAISKHARVSDHLKNDRLLASIRQRLCLPGGNSSFDLPYLHLWLNQPQAQINQQVQQWLSPLQLVAEAISHLLKLLREQRSDIEVMAHKGFYQGVAADCGLLRIEVDTEYQCYPTVSGHKHRFAIKFISASNQDIEDIPCRLYCCKIA; encoded by the coding sequence ATGACCGCATTGATCTTTGAGCACCCTTTAAACGAAAAAGTACGAAATTACTTACGCTTAGAGCAACTGTTCGAACAACTCATGCTTTCTAAAGCTCTGCAACACCCATTACAGCAACAACAGTTCTTCCGTGTACTATTTGAAGTATCTGAAGTACTAGAGCGCTGTGAGTGGCGGGCTGATCTTCTCAAAGATTTGGCTAAGCAAGCAGAAAAACTCGACCATTGGGCCTCTATGCCCAATGTGGATACCAGCAAAATAGAAGAACTACTATTACAAGTTAAGACTTTAATTGCTGCTATTTCTAAACACGCTCGGGTATCGGATCATCTAAAAAATGATCGTCTATTAGCAAGCATCCGCCAGCGCTTATGCTTGCCCGGTGGCAACAGCAGTTTCGATCTGCCCTACTTACATTTATGGCTAAATCAGCCTCAAGCCCAAATTAACCAACAAGTTCAGCAATGGTTAAGCCCTTTACAATTAGTGGCAGAAGCAATTAGCCACCTGCTTAAGCTTCTTAGAGAACAACGCAGTGATATTGAAGTGATGGCTCACAAAGGCTTTTATCAAGGTGTGGCCGCCGATTGTGGTTTGTTGCGAATTGAAGTAGATACCGAATATCAATGTTACCCAACGGTGAGTGGACACAAACACCGCTTCGCCATCAAATTCATCAGTGCTTCAAACCAAGATATTGAAGACATTCCTTGCCGTCTCTATTGTTGTAAAATTGCTTAA